A genomic segment from Propionibacteriaceae bacterium ZF39 encodes:
- a CDS encoding NAD-binding protein, whose amino-acid sequence MAEPAGHIVVIGSSSTAIRLVEELERAGEQVLVLVMDDEPVGAAASPIHEMAESGAEIFHVTGVREPELRRVYAESARAAVVLGFDDVITTRIALMLEELNADLRLVLELSNPTFADRLSGLLGECTVLSSSRLAAPAFVTAALSGSELRTFELAGRTITAGSRDLVGGDTLAVLGDTRTAGIAGVLTERGDLVLGTEALPERHRQVRRSGLWGAVVGVFDRRLRWVIAGLLLLMVGSVAYFRVVGQVTWLEALYLALTAATLTGIGDTAEELSLGTRFGGVVIQMVGLVLSSGITAVIVDALIKSRIGELAGGVRGRPRHHAIICGLGRIGTEVLIDLHRRGVPVVAIERNRQARGVLKARQLKVPVLIAEATEAAVLAQAGVEGADALLAVTDNDAANLEIGLVAQGLRPELRIVTRLFDHDLAGRVENRLHLGTTRSVSMVAAPAFAAAALGRRTEVVYSVGRRVIIFTELQIRPGSTAEDGIDVAELDVPGSVRLLAVQRRGGSWQWRPAPSRLVAGDRVAVAATRGGLAALLQRIKPLVEHAHPEEQISAADPPPGE is encoded by the coding sequence ATGGCAGAGCCTGCCGGCCACATCGTCGTCATCGGCAGCAGTTCGACGGCGATCCGGCTCGTCGAGGAGCTGGAACGCGCGGGTGAGCAGGTCCTCGTGCTGGTGATGGATGACGAGCCCGTCGGCGCGGCGGCCTCGCCGATTCACGAGATGGCCGAGTCGGGGGCGGAGATCTTCCATGTGACGGGGGTGCGGGAGCCCGAGCTGCGTCGCGTGTACGCCGAGTCTGCACGCGCGGCCGTCGTCCTCGGGTTCGACGATGTGATCACCACGCGCATCGCGTTGATGCTGGAGGAACTCAACGCGGACCTCCGGCTGGTCCTCGAGTTGTCGAACCCCACGTTCGCCGACCGGCTTTCGGGATTGTTGGGGGAGTGCACGGTGTTGTCGAGCTCCCGGCTGGCCGCCCCGGCTTTCGTGACGGCAGCGCTGTCGGGGAGCGAACTGCGGACGTTCGAGCTGGCCGGGCGCACCATCACGGCCGGCAGCCGGGATCTGGTGGGTGGGGACACGCTCGCGGTGCTGGGTGACACCCGCACCGCAGGCATCGCCGGCGTGCTCACCGAGCGCGGTGACCTGGTCCTCGGCACGGAGGCGCTCCCGGAACGCCATCGTCAGGTGCGCCGATCGGGGTTGTGGGGCGCAGTCGTCGGGGTGTTCGATCGGCGGCTGCGCTGGGTCATCGCCGGGTTGCTCCTGCTCATGGTCGGCAGCGTTGCTTATTTCCGCGTCGTCGGGCAGGTCACCTGGCTCGAGGCGCTCTATCTCGCGCTGACGGCGGCGACGTTGACCGGGATCGGTGACACGGCCGAGGAGCTGAGCCTGGGCACCCGGTTCGGCGGCGTGGTGATCCAGATGGTCGGGCTGGTGCTCTCGTCCGGCATCACGGCCGTCATCGTCGATGCCCTGATCAAGTCCCGCATCGGAGAACTCGCCGGGGGAGTCCGCGGCCGCCCGCGCCATCACGCGATCATCTGTGGCCTGGGGCGGATCGGCACGGAGGTGCTGATCGACCTGCATCGGCGCGGCGTACCCGTCGTCGCGATTGAGCGAAACCGTCAGGCCCGCGGCGTGCTGAAGGCGCGGCAGCTGAAAGTGCCCGTCCTGATCGCCGAGGCGACAGAGGCCGCCGTGCTGGCCCAGGCCGGCGTCGAGGGGGCGGACGCCCTCCTCGCCGTGACCGACAACGATGCGGCCAACCTGGAGATCGGGCTCGTGGCCCAGGGCTTGCGACCCGAGCTCAGGATCGTGACCCGGTTGTTCGACCACGACCTGGCGGGTCGGGTCGAGAACCGGCTGCACCTCGGCACGACCCGGTCGGTGTCGATGGTCGCAGCTCCCGCGTTTGCGGCGGCCGCGCTCGGCCGGCGAACCGAGGTCGTCTATTCGGTCGGCCGTCGGGTCATCATCTTCACCGAACTCCAGATCCGCCCGGGATCGACCGCGGAGGACGGCATCGACGTGGCTGAGCTGGACGTGCCCGGGAGCGTACGCCTCCTGGCGGTGCAACGCCGGGGTGGCTCCTGGCAGTGGCGACCGGCGCCGAGCCGGCTTGTCGCGGGAGATCGCGTGGCCGTCGCGGCCACCCGCGGAGGCCTGGCGGCGCTGCTGCAGCGCATCAAACCTCTCGTGGAGCACGCGCACCCCGAGGAGCAGATCAGCGCAGCTGACCCACCACCGGGCGAATGA
- a CDS encoding SDR family oxidoreductase — protein sequence MTDRVRPVALITGGARGIGLAVAEKLAHDHHLLIGGRDPERCAEVAASFPSAEPWPVDLGEARAVEAAAQGIERLDVLVHSAGIAGGAPVAEMTRDQWTSMLATNVVAVADLTRLALPALRAARGLVVLIGSGAALRAAPGSSAYSASKAALQAFGDALREEERGAIRVTVLHPGRVDTDMQVRLQQRAGRDYNPDEHLRPESVAAGVRLAVDATPEASVDTLIIRPVVGQLR from the coding sequence ATGACCGATCGGGTACGCCCGGTTGCCCTCATCACGGGTGGGGCCCGCGGGATCGGATTGGCGGTCGCCGAGAAGCTGGCGCATGACCATCACCTGCTGATCGGCGGCCGCGACCCGGAGCGTTGCGCAGAGGTGGCGGCCAGTTTCCCCAGCGCTGAACCCTGGCCGGTCGATCTCGGCGAGGCGCGGGCCGTCGAAGCGGCCGCTCAGGGCATCGAGCGGCTCGATGTGCTGGTCCATTCGGCCGGGATCGCGGGAGGAGCACCGGTCGCGGAGATGACGCGCGACCAGTGGACCTCCATGCTGGCCACCAACGTCGTGGCGGTCGCCGACCTCACCCGCCTGGCCCTGCCGGCGTTGCGGGCCGCGCGGGGGCTGGTCGTGCTCATCGGTTCGGGAGCAGCGCTGCGGGCTGCGCCCGGGAGCTCGGCCTATTCGGCCAGCAAAGCCGCGCTGCAGGCGTTCGGCGACGCGTTGCGCGAGGAAGAGCGCGGGGCGATCCGCGTGACCGTTCTGCATCCCGGCCGCGTCGACACCGACATGCAGGTGCGGCTGCAGCAGCGCGCGGGGCGGGACTACAACCCGGATGAGCATCTGCGACCCGAGTCCGTGGCCGCGGGCGTACGCCTGGCCGTCGACGCCACGCCCGAGGCCTCGGTCGACACGCTGATCATTCGCCCGGTGGTGGGTCAGCTGCGCTGA
- the pgm gene encoding phosphoglucomutase (alpha-D-glucose-1,6-bisphosphate-dependent) produces MAHERAGTVALPEDLIDVDAVLAAYYDLTPDPDNPDQQVAFGTSGHRGSSLDTKFNELHIAATTQAIVEYRAGQGITGPLFVGKDTHALSLPAWKTALEVLVANNVAVRAERESDYTPTPAVSRAIIVHNAAGPGARADGIVVTPSHNPPRDGGFKYNPPHGGPADSDATSWIADRANELMRNPNGIRRTPFEQAKSSVETFDYLTAYCHDLTNALNLDAIREAGVKIGADPMGGASVQYWEWIADNLGLDLTVVNPKVDPTWSFMTLDTDGKIRMDCSSADAMASLIANRSAYQIASGNDADSDRHGIVTPDFGLLNPNAYLAVAIEYLFSHRERWSPDAGIGKTLVSSSLIDKVAAELGRRLVEVPVGFKWFVPGLSDGSIGFGGEESAGASFLTLDGRTWTTDKDGILLALLASEIQAVTGQSPSERYAAIEARHGASAYARIDADANREQKARLSKLSPADVAATELAGEPITAILTEAPGNGAAIGGLKVTTDSAWFAARPSGTEDKYKIYAESLKGTDHLAEVQAEAKAVVNAVLG; encoded by the coding sequence ATGGCTCATGAGCGTGCGGGCACGGTGGCCCTTCCCGAAGACCTGATCGATGTCGATGCCGTCCTGGCGGCCTACTACGACCTGACTCCCGACCCCGACAACCCCGATCAGCAGGTGGCGTTCGGCACGTCCGGCCATCGCGGTTCGAGCCTCGACACCAAATTCAATGAACTGCACATCGCCGCCACGACCCAGGCGATCGTCGAATATCGCGCCGGCCAGGGCATCACCGGGCCACTGTTCGTCGGCAAGGACACCCACGCCCTCTCCCTGCCCGCCTGGAAAACTGCGCTCGAGGTGCTGGTCGCCAACAACGTGGCTGTGCGTGCCGAACGCGAATCGGACTACACGCCCACGCCCGCCGTCTCGCGGGCCATCATCGTCCACAACGCCGCGGGCCCGGGTGCCCGGGCCGACGGCATCGTCGTCACGCCCTCCCACAACCCGCCCCGTGATGGCGGCTTCAAATACAACCCGCCCCACGGTGGCCCGGCCGACAGCGACGCGACGTCCTGGATCGCGGACCGCGCCAACGAGCTGATGCGCAACCCGAACGGGATCCGGCGTACGCCTTTCGAGCAGGCCAAGTCCTCGGTCGAGACGTTCGACTATCTGACCGCCTATTGCCATGACCTCACCAACGCGCTCAACCTCGATGCCATCCGCGAGGCCGGGGTCAAGATCGGGGCCGACCCGATGGGCGGGGCCTCGGTGCAGTATTGGGAGTGGATCGCCGACAACCTCGGCCTCGACCTCACCGTCGTCAACCCCAAGGTCGATCCGACCTGGTCCTTCATGACGCTCGACACCGACGGCAAGATCCGCATGGACTGCTCCTCGGCCGACGCCATGGCCAGCCTGATCGCGAACCGGTCGGCATACCAGATTGCCTCCGGCAATGACGCCGACTCCGACCGGCACGGCATCGTCACTCCCGACTTCGGCCTGCTCAACCCGAATGCCTATCTGGCCGTCGCGATCGAATATCTCTTCAGCCACCGCGAGCGCTGGTCCCCCGATGCGGGCATCGGCAAGACCCTCGTCTCCTCGAGCCTGATCGACAAGGTGGCCGCCGAGCTCGGCCGACGCCTCGTCGAGGTGCCGGTCGGCTTCAAGTGGTTCGTGCCCGGCCTGAGCGATGGCTCGATCGGGTTCGGCGGCGAGGAGTCCGCGGGGGCTTCCTTCCTGACTCTCGATGGCAGGACCTGGACCACCGACAAGGACGGCATCCTGCTGGCCCTGCTCGCCAGCGAGATCCAGGCGGTCACCGGCCAGTCGCCCAGCGAGCGTTATGCCGCGATCGAGGCCCGCCACGGCGCGTCGGCCTATGCCCGGATCGACGCCGACGCCAACCGTGAGCAGAAGGCGCGCCTGTCGAAGTTGTCCCCCGCCGACGTCGCCGCCACGGAGCTGGCCGGCGAACCGATCACGGCGATCCTCACCGAGGCTCCCGGAAATGGTGCGGCGATCGGCGGACTCAAGGTCACAACCGACAGCGCCTGGTTCGCGGCGCGCCCTTCGGGGACCGAGGACAAATACAAGATCTATGCCGAGTCGTTGAAGGGCACCGACCACCTCGCCGAGGTCCAGGCGGAGGCCAAGGCAGTCGTGAACGCTGTGCTCGGATGA